The Caballeronia sp. SL2Y3 genome includes a window with the following:
- the cytX gene encoding putative hydroxymethylpyrimidine transporter CytX, with protein sequence MQQENTSTYAPLVPVPAERRAFGMSDAFALWFSLGIGLLVAQAGALLVPGLSLPHALAAIAIGTVIGVVLLALAGVVGTDTGLAAMSSLRPTLGVRGASVPAVLNAVQLVGWGSFEIIVMRDSADALAKQSFHLSMPLVWTLLSGALATLLAVSGPLSFVRRFLRTWGIWLLLGGAGWLTWNLLSKHDLAALMGRPGTGEMAFGAGIDLVVAMPLSWLPLIADYTRFGRSASGTFRGTLLGYGIANLWFYALGAVYGLAAGGGDTLLTVALAQAGGGIALLLILIDEIDNAFADIHSAAVSTGTFWARASVPMLSAAFGALCTLVALVVAMGKYQNFLLLIGSVFAPLFGVVLADHFIVRKRRVDAAALGRLDGRYGYSGGWHVSAFIAWAVGIAAYHAINAWLPNLGATLPALALGAVCYLLLVSTRRAAVAS encoded by the coding sequence ATGCAGCAAGAGAACACTTCCACCTACGCGCCGCTCGTGCCGGTGCCCGCCGAGCGCCGCGCCTTCGGCATGAGCGACGCCTTCGCGCTCTGGTTCTCGCTCGGCATCGGCCTGCTCGTCGCGCAGGCGGGCGCGCTGCTGGTGCCGGGACTTTCGCTGCCGCACGCGCTCGCCGCGATCGCCATCGGCACGGTGATCGGCGTCGTGCTGCTGGCGCTCGCGGGCGTGGTCGGCACGGATACCGGGCTCGCGGCCATGTCCTCGCTGCGGCCGACGCTCGGCGTGCGCGGCGCGTCGGTGCCCGCCGTGCTCAATGCGGTGCAACTGGTCGGCTGGGGATCGTTCGAGATCATCGTGATGCGCGATTCCGCCGACGCGCTCGCGAAGCAATCCTTCCATCTCTCGATGCCGCTCGTCTGGACGCTGCTTTCCGGCGCGCTCGCGACGCTGCTCGCGGTGAGCGGGCCGCTCTCGTTCGTGCGGCGCTTTTTGCGCACATGGGGCATCTGGCTCCTGCTCGGCGGGGCCGGCTGGCTCACATGGAATCTGCTGTCGAAGCACGATCTCGCCGCGCTGATGGGGCGCCCCGGCACCGGCGAAATGGCGTTCGGCGCGGGCATCGACCTCGTGGTGGCGATGCCGCTGTCGTGGCTGCCGCTCATCGCCGATTACACGCGCTTCGGCCGCAGCGCGAGCGGCACGTTTCGCGGCACGCTGCTCGGCTACGGCATCGCGAATCTCTGGTTCTATGCGCTCGGCGCGGTCTACGGCCTGGCTGCGGGCGGCGGCGACACGTTGCTCACCGTCGCGCTCGCGCAGGCGGGCGGCGGCATTGCGCTGCTGCTGATTCTGATCGACGAAATCGACAACGCCTTCGCCGACATTCACTCGGCGGCCGTGTCCACCGGCACGTTCTGGGCGCGCGCGAGCGTGCCGATGTTGTCGGCGGCGTTCGGCGCGCTGTGCACGCTCGTCGCGCTCGTCGTCGCGATGGGGAAGTATCAGAACTTCCTGCTCCTGATCGGCTCCGTGTTCGCGCCGCTTTTCGGCGTCGTGCTGGCGGATCACTTCATCGTGCGAAAGCGCCGTGTGGATGCTGCCGCCCTCGGCCGTCTCGACGGGCGCTACGGCTACTCGGGCGGCTGGCACGTGAGCGCGTTCATCGCGTGGGCGGTCGGCATCGCGGCCTATCACGCCATTAACGCGTGGCTGCCGAATCTCGGCGCGACGCTGCCGGCGCTCGCGCTCGGCGCAGTGTGCTATTTGCTGCTGGTATCGACGCGGCGGGCGGCGGTCGCCTCGTGA
- the serS gene encoding serine--tRNA ligase, whose protein sequence is MLDIQLLRKDLDGVAKRLADRGYTLDVAAFAALEAERREIQTRTEELQARRNSLSKQIGAMKGRGEDTSAVMAEVSGIGDTMKESAAKLEDIQKRLSDLMLTVPNLPHESVPVGQDETHNVEVRRWGAPRAFDFEVKDHVDVGAPLGLDFETGAKLSGARFTLLRGPIARLHRALAQFMIDTHTEQHGYTEAYTPYIVNPEILYGTGQLPKFADDMFRVEKGGDENTVTQYLISTSEISLTNTVRDSILEASALPVKLTAHSPCFRSEAGSYGRDTRGLIRQHQFDKVEMVQVVAPEHSYAALDEMVGQAEAILQKLELPYRVITLCTGDMGFSAAKTFDLEVWLPAQNTYREISSCSNTEAFQARRMQARFRNAQNKPEFVHTLNGSGLAVGRTLVAVLENFQNADGSVTIPAALRPYMRGAERIEAPAA, encoded by the coding sequence ATGCTCGACATTCAACTCCTCCGCAAAGACCTGGACGGCGTCGCGAAGCGCCTCGCCGATCGAGGCTACACGCTCGACGTCGCCGCCTTCGCCGCGCTCGAAGCCGAGCGCCGCGAGATTCAGACGCGCACCGAAGAACTGCAGGCGCGCCGCAACAGCCTGTCGAAGCAGATCGGCGCGATGAAGGGCCGTGGCGAGGACACGTCGGCCGTGATGGCGGAAGTGAGCGGCATCGGCGACACGATGAAGGAATCGGCGGCGAAGCTCGAAGACATCCAGAAGCGCCTGTCGGACCTCATGCTGACGGTGCCGAACCTGCCGCACGAAAGCGTGCCCGTCGGCCAGGACGAGACGCACAACGTCGAAGTGCGGCGCTGGGGCGCGCCGCGCGCGTTCGACTTCGAGGTGAAGGACCACGTGGACGTTGGCGCGCCGCTGGGACTCGATTTCGAGACCGGCGCGAAGCTCTCGGGCGCGCGGTTCACGCTGCTGCGCGGGCCGATTGCGCGGCTGCATCGCGCGCTCGCGCAGTTCATGATCGACACGCATACGGAACAGCACGGTTACACCGAGGCTTACACGCCGTACATCGTGAATCCGGAGATTCTCTACGGCACGGGTCAGTTGCCGAAATTCGCCGACGACATGTTCCGCGTCGAGAAGGGCGGCGACGAGAACACGGTCACGCAGTACCTCATTTCGACGTCCGAGATTTCGCTGACGAATACGGTGCGCGACAGCATTCTCGAAGCGAGCGCGCTGCCGGTGAAGCTGACGGCGCATTCGCCGTGCTTCCGCTCGGAGGCGGGCTCGTATGGCCGCGATACGCGTGGTCTCATTCGCCAGCATCAGTTCGACAAGGTCGAGATGGTGCAGGTCGTCGCGCCCGAACACTCGTACGCGGCGCTCGACGAGATGGTCGGACAGGCCGAAGCCATTCTGCAGAAGCTCGAACTGCCGTATCGCGTGATCACGCTCTGCACGGGCGACATGGGTTTCTCGGCGGCGAAGACGTTCGATCTGGAAGTGTGGCTGCCGGCGCAGAACACGTATCGCGAGATCTCGAGCTGCTCGAACACCGAGGCCTTTCAGGCGCGGCGCATGCAGGCGCGCTTTCGCAATGCGCAGAACAAGCCGGAGTTCGTACACACGCTCAATGGGTCGGGGCTCGCGGTCGGCCGCACGCTCGTCGCGGTGCTGGAGAACTTCCAGAATGCGGACGGCTCGGTGACCATTCCGGCCGCGCTGCGTCCCTACATGCGCGGCGCGGAGCGAATTGAAGCGCCGGCTGCATGA
- the map gene encoding type I methionyl aminopeptidase, whose product MAITLKTPADIEKLRISGRMAAEVLAMIAEHVRPGVTTDELDAICNRFIVNELKAVPANVGYMGFPKTVCTSVNHVVCHGIPGPKELKDGDIINIDVAIIKDGYFGDTSRMYYAGTPGKEARRLTETTYEAMLAGIREVRPGATLGDIGFAIQSVAHREGFSVVREYCGHGIGRVYHEDPQVLHYGQKGAGLRLKPGLVFTIEPMINAGRAATQQSRDGWTVTTKDRSLSAQWEHMVAVTDDGYEVLTPWPDGTGAYPAP is encoded by the coding sequence ATGGCCATCACGCTCAAGACCCCCGCCGACATCGAAAAGTTGCGCATCTCTGGCCGCATGGCCGCCGAAGTTCTCGCGATGATCGCCGAACACGTCCGCCCCGGCGTCACCACGGACGAGCTCGACGCCATCTGCAACCGGTTCATCGTCAACGAACTCAAGGCCGTGCCGGCGAACGTCGGCTACATGGGCTTTCCGAAGACCGTCTGCACCTCGGTGAATCACGTGGTCTGCCACGGCATTCCGGGACCGAAGGAACTGAAAGACGGCGACATCATCAACATCGACGTCGCGATCATCAAGGACGGCTACTTCGGCGACACGAGCCGCATGTATTACGCGGGCACGCCCGGCAAGGAAGCACGCCGCCTCACCGAGACGACCTACGAAGCGATGCTCGCAGGCATCCGCGAGGTGCGTCCCGGCGCGACGCTCGGCGATATCGGCTTCGCGATTCAGTCGGTCGCGCATCGCGAAGGCTTTTCGGTCGTGCGCGAGTACTGCGGCCACGGCATCGGGCGCGTGTATCACGAAGACCCGCAAGTGCTGCACTACGGCCAGAAGGGCGCCGGTCTGCGACTCAAGCCTGGCCTCGTCTTCACCATCGAGCCGATGATCAACGCGGGCCGCGCGGCCACGCAGCAATCGCGCGACGGCTGGACGGTGACCACCAAGGACCGGTCGCTCTCCGCGCAGTGGGAGCACATGGTCGCCGTCACCGACGACGGCTACGAGGTCCTCACACCGTGGCCGGACGGCACCGGCGCGTATCCGGCACCCTGA
- a CDS encoding DNA translocase FtsK: MAKASYSASPQALPHRMSRLFTEIRWILQVALGLFLVMALISYSRKDPSWTHAVSVDHISNWAGRVGAYTSDILLLVFGLSSYWLVVLLGRRIVANYRRIAEPAAQASSDDENAPRDRTWLAEAFAFVLVLLATDGIEALRMWSLKVPLPRAPGGVVGDMIARHVSHALGFTGATLFLLIALAIGLSLYFRFSWLSVCEKVGEGILNAITGAQLRREAGRDRKLGEEAASKREGKVVRSRVKSEDHEPIVIVPPVATPPRSERVEKEKQVPLFADLPGDSTLPAISLLDPPPKTQETIAADTLEYTSRLIEKKLKDFGVEVSVVAAYPGPVVTRYEIEPATGVKGSQIVGLAKDLARSLSLVSIRVVETIPGKNYMALELPNQRRQTVKLSEILGSEVYAAAASPLTMGLGKDIGGNPVCADLAKMPHLLVAGTTGSGKSVGINAMILSLLYKASAEQVRLILIDPKMLEMSVYEGIPHLLCPVVTDMRQAGHALNWAVAEMERRYKLMSKMGVRNLASFNSKIDEAKKRDEKIPNPFSLTPDDPEPLTRLPNIVVVIDELADLMMVVGKKVEELIARIAQKARAAGIHLILATQRPSVDVITGLIKANVPTRMAFQVSSKIDSRTILDQQGAESLLGMGDMLYLPPGSGLPVRVHGAFVSDEEVHRVVDKLKEHGEPNYIEGILEGGLAGEGDEGAAGAGGTGSTDGESDPLYDQAVEVVIKNRRASISLVQRHLRIGYNRAARLLEQMENSGLVSAMSSNGNREILTPARESE, encoded by the coding sequence ATGGCCAAAGCATCCTATTCCGCGAGCCCGCAGGCGTTGCCGCACCGCATGTCGCGGCTCTTCACCGAGATTCGCTGGATTCTCCAGGTCGCCCTCGGGCTCTTCCTCGTCATGGCGCTCATTTCGTACAGCCGGAAAGATCCGAGCTGGACGCACGCGGTGAGCGTCGATCACATTTCCAACTGGGCCGGGCGCGTCGGCGCGTACACGTCGGACATTCTGCTGCTCGTGTTCGGGCTGTCGTCTTACTGGCTCGTCGTGCTGCTCGGGCGGCGCATCGTCGCGAACTACCGGCGCATCGCGGAGCCGGCGGCGCAAGCATCGTCGGACGATGAAAACGCGCCGCGCGACCGCACGTGGCTTGCCGAAGCGTTCGCGTTCGTGCTCGTGCTGCTTGCAACGGACGGCATCGAGGCGCTTCGCATGTGGTCGCTCAAGGTGCCGCTGCCGCGCGCGCCGGGCGGCGTGGTCGGCGACATGATCGCGCGTCACGTCTCGCATGCGCTCGGCTTCACGGGCGCGACGCTGTTTCTGCTGATTGCGCTCGCCATCGGTCTGTCGCTCTATTTCCGGTTCTCGTGGCTCTCGGTGTGCGAGAAGGTCGGCGAGGGCATTCTCAATGCGATCACCGGCGCGCAACTGCGCCGCGAAGCGGGCCGCGACCGCAAGCTCGGCGAAGAAGCCGCATCCAAGCGCGAAGGCAAGGTCGTGCGCTCGCGCGTGAAGAGCGAGGATCACGAGCCGATCGTGATCGTGCCGCCGGTCGCCACGCCGCCGCGCTCGGAGCGCGTCGAGAAGGAAAAGCAGGTGCCGCTTTTCGCCGATCTGCCGGGCGATTCCACATTGCCGGCCATCTCGTTGCTCGATCCGCCGCCCAAGACGCAGGAAACCATCGCCGCCGATACGCTCGAATACACGTCGCGCCTGATCGAAAAGAAGCTGAAGGACTTCGGCGTGGAGGTGAGCGTGGTCGCCGCGTATCCGGGGCCGGTCGTGACGCGCTATGAAATCGAGCCGGCGACGGGCGTGAAGGGCAGCCAGATCGTCGGGCTCGCGAAGGATCTGGCGCGCTCGCTCTCGCTCGTGTCGATCCGCGTGGTCGAGACGATTCCGGGCAAGAACTACATGGCGCTCGAATTGCCGAATCAGCGCCGGCAGACCGTCAAGCTGTCCGAAATTCTCGGTTCCGAAGTCTACGCGGCGGCGGCCTCGCCGCTCACGATGGGCCTCGGCAAGGATATCGGCGGCAATCCGGTGTGCGCCGACCTCGCGAAAATGCCGCACTTGCTGGTCGCGGGCACGACGGGCTCGGGCAAGTCGGTCGGCATCAACGCGATGATCCTCTCGCTGCTCTACAAGGCGAGCGCCGAGCAGGTGCGGCTCATTCTGATCGATCCGAAGATGCTCGAAATGAGCGTCTACGAAGGCATTCCTCATCTGCTGTGCCCGGTCGTCACCGACATGCGGCAGGCCGGTCACGCGCTGAACTGGGCCGTCGCCGAAATGGAGCGCCGCTACAAGCTCATGAGCAAGATGGGCGTGCGCAATCTCGCGAGCTTCAACTCGAAGATCGACGAGGCGAAGAAGCGCGACGAGAAGATCCCGAACCCGTTCAGCCTCACGCCCGACGATCCCGAGCCGCTCACGCGCCTGCCGAATATCGTCGTGGTGATCGACGAACTCGCCGATCTGATGATGGTCGTCGGCAAGAAGGTGGAAGAACTGATCGCGCGTATCGCGCAAAAGGCGCGGGCGGCGGGCATCCATCTGATTCTCGCGACGCAGCGCCCGTCGGTGGACGTGATCACCGGCCTCATCAAGGCGAACGTGCCGACGCGCATGGCGTTCCAGGTGTCGTCGAAGATCGACTCGCGCACGATTCTCGATCAGCAGGGCGCGGAATCGCTGCTCGGCATGGGCGACATGCTGTATCTGCCGCCGGGGTCGGGCTTGCCGGTGCGCGTGCACGGCGCGTTCGTGTCGGACGAGGAAGTGCATCGCGTGGTCGACAAGCTGAAAGAGCACGGCGAGCCGAATTACATCGAAGGCATTCTGGAAGGCGGGCTCGCGGGCGAGGGCGACGAAGGCGCGGCGGGCGCGGGCGGAACCGGCTCGACCGATGGCGAGTCCGATCCTTTGTACGATCAGGCGGTCGAGGTCGTGATCAAGAACCGGCGCGCGTCGATTTCGCTCGTGCAGCGGCACTTGCGCATCGGCTATAACCGCGCCGCGCGCCTTTTGGAACAGATGGAGAATTCGGGTCTCGTGTCCGCCATGTCGTCGAACGGCAACCGCGAGATCCTCACGCCCGCGCGCGAGTCGGAATAG
- the lolA gene encoding outer membrane lipoprotein chaperone LolA, whose protein sequence is MKQYTGKKAFGAALLSASMLFASHAFASGTEQLKMFVSQVHAARGDFTQQEVKAPGKVNNGASSTTTPTKGATSSGTFMFARPGKFIWSYEKPYSQLLQADGDKLYVYDKDLNQVTVRNLGGALGASPAAILFGSNDLEKNFTLRDAGVKGGIDWLELTPKAKDTQFQTVGIGFKDGNLEAMELHDVFGNVTLLTFSNIQKNPPVKADTFKFNVPKGADVING, encoded by the coding sequence ATGAAGCAGTACACGGGGAAGAAGGCATTCGGCGCGGCGCTGCTGTCGGCGTCGATGCTGTTTGCATCGCATGCATTCGCGAGCGGCACGGAGCAGTTGAAGATGTTCGTGTCGCAGGTTCACGCGGCGCGCGGCGACTTCACGCAGCAGGAAGTCAAGGCGCCCGGCAAGGTCAACAACGGCGCAAGCAGCACCACGACGCCGACCAAGGGCGCGACATCGAGCGGCACGTTCATGTTCGCGCGGCCCGGCAAGTTCATCTGGTCCTACGAGAAGCCGTATTCGCAGTTGTTGCAGGCCGACGGCGACAAGCTCTACGTCTACGACAAAGACCTGAACCAGGTGACGGTGCGCAATCTCGGCGGCGCGCTCGGCGCGAGCCCGGCGGCCATTCTCTTCGGCAGCAACGATCTGGAGAAGAACTTCACGTTGCGCGATGCGGGCGTGAAGGGCGGCATCGACTGGCTCGAACTCACGCCGAAGGCGAAAGACACGCAATTCCAGACGGTCGGCATCGGCTTCAAGGACGGCAATCTCGAAGCGATGGAACTGCACGACGTATTCGGCAACGTGACGCTGCTCACGTTCTCGAACATCCAGAAGAACCCGCCGGTCAAGGCCGACACCTTCAAGTTCAACGTGCCGAAAGGCGCGGACGTCATCAACGGATGA
- a CDS encoding replication-associated recombination protein A, with translation MFEENRGTVPLAERLRPRTIDEVIGQKHLLGPSKPLRVAFESGEAHSMILWGPPGVGKTTLARLMAAAFDAEFISLSAVLSGVKDIREAVETAQIHRANGRQTLVFVDEVHRFNKSQQDAFLPHVESGLFVFVGATTENPSFEVNSALLSRAAVYVLKSLDADELKELLERATAELGGLTFTDEAREALVGSADGDGRKLLNNLEIVARAAAQQKKTEVDGALLGSALAENLRRFDKGGDAFYDQISALHKSVRGSNPDAALYWFCRMLDGGADPRYLVRRIVRMAWEDIGLADPRGARIALDAAETYERLGTPEGELAIAQALIYLAVAPKSNAGYNAYNEVRRFVSRDQSRGVPVHLRNAPTKLMKELGYGHEYRYAHDEPDAYAAGETYLPDGMRDPHWYQPTPRGLEGKISEKLARLSELDEAWRREHPDPKKR, from the coding sequence ATGTTCGAAGAAAACCGTGGCACCGTTCCGCTCGCGGAGCGTCTGCGTCCCCGCACCATCGACGAAGTCATCGGGCAGAAGCATCTGCTCGGGCCGAGCAAGCCGCTGCGCGTCGCGTTCGAGTCGGGCGAGGCCCACTCGATGATTCTGTGGGGCCCGCCCGGCGTCGGCAAGACCACGCTCGCGCGCTTGATGGCAGCGGCCTTCGACGCCGAGTTCATCTCGCTGTCGGCGGTGCTCTCGGGCGTGAAGGACATCCGCGAGGCCGTCGAGACGGCGCAGATTCATCGCGCGAACGGGCGGCAGACGCTCGTGTTCGTCGACGAAGTGCATCGCTTCAACAAGAGCCAGCAGGATGCGTTCTTGCCTCACGTCGAGTCGGGGCTTTTCGTGTTCGTCGGCGCGACGACGGAAAATCCGTCGTTCGAAGTAAACAGCGCGTTGTTGTCGCGCGCGGCCGTGTATGTGCTGAAGAGTCTCGATGCCGACGAGCTCAAGGAACTGCTCGAACGCGCGACGGCCGAACTCGGCGGACTGACGTTCACGGACGAAGCGCGCGAGGCGCTCGTCGGTTCGGCCGACGGCGACGGCCGCAAACTGCTGAACAATCTGGAAATCGTCGCGCGGGCAGCGGCCCAGCAGAAGAAAACCGAGGTGGACGGCGCGCTGCTCGGTAGCGCGCTCGCCGAGAATCTGCGCCGTTTCGACAAGGGCGGCGACGCGTTCTACGACCAGATCAGCGCGCTGCACAAGTCGGTGCGCGGCAGCAATCCGGACGCCGCGCTGTACTGGTTCTGCCGCATGCTCGACGGCGGCGCGGACCCGCGTTATCTCGTGCGGCGCATCGTGCGCATGGCGTGGGAGGACATCGGGCTCGCCGACCCGCGCGGCGCGCGCATCGCGCTCGACGCCGCCGAAACGTACGAGCGTCTCGGCACGCCGGAGGGCGAACTCGCCATCGCGCAGGCGCTCATCTATCTCGCCGTCGCGCCGAAGTCGAACGCTGGCTACAACGCGTACAACGAGGTGCGGCGGTTCGTCAGCCGGGACCAGTCGCGTGGCGTGCCGGTGCATTTGCGCAACGCGCCGACCAAGCTGATGAAAGAACTGGGCTACGGCCACGAGTACCGCTACGCGCACGATGAGCCGGACGCGTACGCCGCGGGCGAAACGTATCTGCCGGACGGCATGCGCGATCCGCACTGGTATCAGCCGACGCCGCGCGGCCTAGAAGGCAAGATCAGCGAAAAGCTCGCGCGGCTTTCCGAACTCGACGAAGCCTGGCGCCGCGAGCATCCGGACCCGAAGAAGCGTTGA